A window of Argopecten irradians isolate NY chromosome 1, Ai_NY, whole genome shotgun sequence contains these coding sequences:
- the LOC138321864 gene encoding G-protein coupled receptor dmsr-1-like, producing MEEQLSIYRIAERMAEETIIHGNISVTETFRNEALEKVSANYMYYHGYVSLVVCLFGIPSNLINITVLTRRHMRTPINFILTWMAVSDLLTMISYVPFAVHYYCSFSPFSVSPEKNSLPWMRFLLFHINFTSTTHTISIWLGVALAIFRYVHLQSPSKGSLTHMRRKIRARIVVFVIYVCSILLLVPNFVSNKLVPLSDNSTVYILEDFHLGTAQVKPVVMINLLLYSILAKFLPCILITAYGGILLRTLRNTMIVKRRMWTNNNLTTQKSYDTTKTTYMLLVVIILFVVTELPQGILILLSLFLKGFFEHVYIPLGDAMDIIALVNNSINFILYCTMSSDFRKTLVEMVCQLRKPKTRKLPVPVPNGTRVYQSLLSRVNP from the coding sequence ATGGAGGAACAGTTGAGTATTTATCGGATAGCTGAGAGAATGGCTGAGGAAACCATCATACACGGCAACATCAGCGTCACGGAAACATTCAGAAACGAGGCTCTGGAGAAAGTCAGCgccaattacatgtattaccatGGTTACGTGAGTTTGGTAGTGTGTCTGTTTGGAATACCCTctaatttgataaatatcacCGTGCTGACCAGACGTCATATGAGGACGCCTATTAACTTTATCCTGACGTGGATGGCGGTGTCAGATTTGTTGACGATGATATCCTACGTTCCATTCGCTGTACATTATTATTGTTCGTTTTCACCCTTCAGTGTGTCCCCAGAGAAAAATAGTCTACCCTGGATGAGATTTCTTTTGTTCCATATCAATTTCACTTCTACGACACATACCATTTCTATCTGGCTTGGCGTGGCGTTAGCCATTTTTCGATATGTCCATCTTCAGTCTCCCTCAAAAGGAAGCCTCACACACATGCGACGAAAAATTCGGGCTAGAATTGTAGTGTTTGTTATTTATGTATGTTCCATTTTACTATTGGTACCAAATTTTGTCTCCAACAAGCTCGTGCCACTGTCGGATAATTCTACGGTCTATATCTTGGAGGACTTCCACCTAGGGACGGCCCAGGTTAAACCTGTGGTGATGATTAATCTCCTTTTATACAGCATCTTAGCCAAATTCCTGCCTTGTATTCTGATAACGGCTTATGGAGGTATCCTTTTACGGACTCTACGAAACACCATGATAGTGAAAAGGCGTATGTGGACAAATAATAATCTGACAACACAGAAATCTTATGATACTACTAAAACAACTTATATGTTATTGGTCGTTATAATACTATTTGTTGTCACGGAACTACCTCAAGGTATTCTAATCCTATTGAGTCTCTTCCTAAAAGGTTTCTTCGAGCACGTTTACATTCCTCTAGGAGATGCGATGGATATAATAGCTTTGGTCAACAACTCTATAAACTTCATTTTATATTGCACTATGAGTAGTGACTTCAGAAAGACGCTTGTGGAAATGGTTTGTCAATTACGAAAACCGAAAACAAGAAAGCTTCCCGTGCCAGTTCCAAACGGCACACGAGTATACCAGAGTCTGTTGAGTAGGGTCAACCCTTGA